From a region of the Zingiber officinale cultivar Zhangliang chromosome 10B, Zo_v1.1, whole genome shotgun sequence genome:
- the LOC122030502 gene encoding RING-H2 finger protein ATL43-like: MLIHRHRELSLLPRLLFSDEDTDASAAPSPFPSARSSPVAPFRPGIAVIVGVLTIIFSLTFLLLLYARHCKRSAATYGASRGGTAGGFPSSSASERRHSGVERAVVESLPVFRFGALRGQKAGLECAVCLSRFEPAEALRLLPKCRHGFHVECVDTWLDAHSTCPLCRVRVDPEDVLLVPRTGPLEPDPRGGVGEKVEGKGGGNATLAAAQNPSGRRISGRHSSAGERSSEPLQIVVHRNEPAPWRWRRSLDVPAHAPAAASTASAATPKVRKDSLLPTETVEDREAFERRHSHRIVVSDLDRYLDRWSDLRPTDLLFLRREMIITDSGRFSASKAARALSSSAHPATTSSRCASEISRVRRMSSGREGSLAGRGTARTEADEERTLRRWLGFAGVRVAKASRWTERRQSGNEGEGPETAV; encoded by the coding sequence ATGTTGATCCACCGCCACCGCGAATTGAGCCTCCTCCCCCGCCTCCTCTTTTCCGACGAAGACACCGACGCTAGCGCCGCTCCGAGCCCCTTCCCCTCCGCTCGCTCCTCCCCCGTCGCGCCATTCCGCCCCGGCATAGCTGTCATCGTTGGCGTCCTGACCATCATCTTCTCACtgaccttcctcctcctcctctacgCCCGGCACTGCAAACGCAGCGCCGCCACCTACGGAGCTAGCCGCGGAGGGACTGCCGGCGGGTTCCCGTCTTCCTCTGCTTCCGAGCGCCGCCATTCCGGCGTCGAGCGGGCGGTGGTGGAGTCGCTCCCAGTCTTCCGGTTCGGGGCGCTGCGGGGGCAGAAGGCGGGGTTGGAGTGTGCAGTGTGCCTCAGCCGGTTCGAGCCGGCGGAAGCGCTCCGGCTTCTACCCAAATGTCGACATGGTTTCCACGTCGAATGCGTCGATACGTGGCTGGATGCCCACTCCACCTGTCCTCTCTGCCGCGTCCGTGTCGACCCGGAGGACGTCCTCCTCGTTCCCCGCACGGGGCCGCTAGAGCCGGATCCGCGCGGAGGGGTGGGCGAGAAAGTGGAGGGGAAGGGTGGTGGTAACGCGACTCTTGCGGCGGCGCAGAATCCTTCCGGCCGTAGGATCTCCGGGCGACACTCATCCGCCGGGGAACGGTCGAGCGAACCGCTCCAGATAGTCGTCCACCGCAACGAGCCCGCCCCGTGGAGATGGAGGCGATCGCTGGATGTTCCCGCACATGCCCCAGCGGCCGCTTCGACGGCAAGCGCCGCGACGCCCAAAGTTCGCAAGGACTCGCTCCTGCCGACGGAGACAGTGGAGGACAGGGAAGCGTTCGAGCGGAGGCATAGCCACCGGATCGTGGTTTCGGACCTGGACCGCTATCTTGACCGATGGAGCGACCTCCGCCCGACGGATCTACTCTTCCTCCGTAGGGAGATGATCATCACGGATAGCGGGAGGTTCTCGGCCTCGAAGGCGGCACGCGCCCTCTCGTCCTCGGCGCACCCCGCGACAACTAGCTCCAGATGCGCGTCAGAGATCTCCAGGGTCCGCAGGATGTCGAGTGGCAGGGAAGGTTCGCTGGCGGGGCGAGGCACGGCGAGGACGGAGGCCGACGAGGAACGGACGCTGAGGCGGTGGCTAGGGTTCGCCGGGGTGCGGGTGGCAAAAGCGTCGCGGTGGACGGAGCGGCGACAGAGCGGGAACGAGGGCGAAGGACCCGAAACTGCTGTATGA